A single genomic interval of Thermithiobacillus plumbiphilus harbors:
- the flgJ gene encoding flagellar assembly peptidoglycan hydrolase FlgJ, translating into MKGLGASDTQSVLDFTQLRSLQTQAQQQDPQALKKAAQQFEALFTQQMLKGMRATLPGNPLTSSNEGKMYQGMLDQQLAQNLSQGRGFGLAEMLVRQLGIAKPPVQGTAAGFEAMARRIAPHTPAPAESSSPAPRGALERAKQFIADILPAAREAAKALGVSPVAVLAHAALETGWGKSVPRDGKNQPSFNLFGIKASGWAGRQVEAGTHEFRQGLQQMERAAFRAYDSVADGVQDYARLLQGSKRYQQVLGMGDDIAGFARGLQKAGYATDPRYAEKLTATAKGHRMQSILNSLGIKP; encoded by the coding sequence ATGAAGGGGCTGGGCGCCAGTGACACGCAGAGCGTGCTGGATTTCACGCAACTACGCAGTCTGCAGACCCAGGCCCAGCAGCAGGACCCGCAGGCCCTGAAGAAGGCCGCCCAGCAGTTCGAGGCGCTTTTCACCCAGCAGATGCTCAAGGGCATGCGCGCCACCCTGCCCGGCAACCCGCTGACCAGCAGCAACGAGGGCAAGATGTATCAGGGCATGCTCGACCAGCAACTGGCGCAGAACCTGTCCCAGGGGCGCGGATTTGGCCTGGCCGAGATGCTGGTGCGCCAACTGGGGATCGCCAAGCCGCCGGTGCAGGGCACGGCTGCCGGTTTCGAAGCCATGGCGCGGCGCATCGCGCCACATACGCCCGCGCCCGCCGAGAGCAGCAGCCCGGCCCCGCGTGGTGCCCTGGAGAGAGCGAAGCAGTTCATCGCCGACATCCTGCCCGCCGCCAGGGAAGCGGCCAAGGCGCTCGGTGTCAGTCCGGTGGCGGTGCTGGCGCACGCGGCGCTCGAGACCGGCTGGGGCAAGAGCGTGCCGCGCGACGGCAAGAATCAGCCGAGTTTCAACCTTTTTGGCATCAAGGCCAGCGGCTGGGCAGGCAGGCAGGTCGAGGCCGGTACCCATGAGTTTCGCCAGGGTTTGCAGCAGATGGAGCGCGCCGCCTTTCGTGCATACGACAGTGTCGCCGATGGCGTGCAGGACTATGCACGCTTATTGCAAGGCAGCAAGCGTTACCAGCAGGTGCTTGGCATGGGCGATGACATTGCCGGTTTCGCGCGCGGCCTGCAGAAGGCCGGCTACGCCACCGATCCGCGCTATGCCGAGAAACTCACGGCCACGGCCAAGGGGCACCGCATGCAGTCCATTCTGAACAGCCTGGGCATCAAGCCGTAA
- the flgA gene encoding flagellar basal body P-ring formation chaperone FlgA, protein MTSFLSLFALGLLLMSSSSAWSAPQQDLQVIGKQVEGFVRQGLQAQAGRPVIRVGPIDKRLQLSQCRDLEIHNFGPANRAARTIQVRCQAPAAWTLYVPVSVKLMTAVVVASRPLAQGHTLTAGDLRLSEQDLGSLPAGVLSDIKMALGQKLASNIPAGFALRQDLLRTAPVIRQGQSLAMVVEGNGMRLVAEGEALQDGRPGQWINARNSKSGRIVKGIVEQDGQLRIPF, encoded by the coding sequence ATGACTTCATTTTTATCCCTGTTTGCCCTCGGCCTGCTGCTGATGAGCAGTTCCTCGGCCTGGAGCGCGCCGCAGCAGGATCTGCAGGTAATCGGCAAGCAGGTGGAAGGCTTCGTGCGCCAGGGTTTGCAGGCTCAGGCCGGGCGGCCCGTGATCCGGGTCGGGCCCATCGACAAACGCCTGCAGCTTTCACAATGCCGGGATCTGGAGATACACAATTTCGGGCCTGCCAACCGGGCGGCACGGACCATCCAGGTCCGCTGCCAGGCACCGGCCGCCTGGACGCTCTATGTCCCGGTGAGCGTCAAGCTTATGACAGCGGTGGTGGTCGCCAGCCGCCCGCTGGCCCAGGGCCACACGCTCACTGCCGGCGACCTGCGCCTGAGTGAGCAGGATCTGGGTAGCCTGCCGGCTGGCGTGCTGAGTGACATCAAAATGGCCCTGGGCCAAAAGCTGGCCAGCAACATACCGGCCGGATTTGCCCTGAGACAGGATCTGTTGCGGACGGCGCCAGTGATAAGGCAGGGACAGAGCCTTGCCATGGTGGTGGAGGGAAATGGCATGCGCCTGGTCGCCGAGGGCGAGGCCTTGCAGGATGGCAGGCCGGGGCAGTGGATCAATGCCCGCAACAGCAAGTCTGGCCGGATCGTGAAAGGGATCGTGGAACAGGATGGGCAGCTACGCATTCCGTTCTAG
- the flgM gene encoding flagellar biosynthesis anti-sigma factor FlgM translates to MKIDSSGLYSPQVGTSSHPQATTAGTGKAEPQKPGTPGDQVSLSPAAQALQANREAPVDQDRVNAIRQAIASGQYQVDSESLAKKLLAYARLANEG, encoded by the coding sequence ATGAAGATTGACAGCAGTGGGTTGTACTCGCCGCAGGTCGGCACAAGCTCGCATCCCCAGGCTACGACTGCAGGTACCGGCAAGGCCGAGCCCCAGAAGCCCGGCACGCCGGGCGATCAGGTGAGCCTGTCGCCGGCGGCCCAGGCCCTGCAGGCCAACCGCGAGGCACCGGTGGATCAGGATCGCGTCAACGCCATCCGCCAGGCCATCGCCAGCGGCCAATATCAGGTGGACTCCGAAAGCCTGGCAAAGAAACTGCTGGCCTATGCCCGCCTTGCCAACGAAGGCTGA
- the fliW gene encoding flagellar assembly protein FliW translates to MNRTIDSAQFGPLQISPDQILVCEEPLLGFEHLREFVLLEHPQFRPFTWLQSLESPELCFILAEARHFGLHYDLARFAPGQQGLSTLQLRVMVILPGNEHEPIRAHKLGPIWFDGESRRFGQRVVDATQVQDGVLSPENGQDGQQAMLPCMLVE, encoded by the coding sequence ATGAACCGGACCATCGATTCCGCCCAGTTCGGCCCGCTGCAGATCAGCCCCGACCAGATACTCGTCTGCGAGGAGCCCCTGCTCGGCTTTGAACATCTGCGCGAATTCGTGCTGCTGGAGCACCCGCAGTTTCGCCCCTTTACCTGGCTGCAATCCCTGGAATCTCCGGAACTGTGTTTCATTCTGGCTGAAGCCCGTCATTTCGGGCTGCACTATGACCTTGCCAGGTTTGCACCAGGGCAGCAGGGGCTGTCAACACTGCAACTGCGGGTCATGGTGATCCTGCCAGGCAACGAGCATGAGCCCATTCGCGCCCATAAGCTCGGGCCGATCTGGTTTGATGGCGAAAGCCGACGCTTTGGACAGCGCGTGGTGGATGCGACACAGGTGCAGGATGGGGTCTTGAGCCCGGAAAATGGGCAGGACGGCCAGCAGGCAATGCTGCCCTGCATGCTCGTAGAATAA
- a CDS encoding flagellar basal body P-ring protein FlgI, protein MYSRISLFFSCLLLAGLLPGIAQAERIKDIASIQGVRTNQLIGYGLVVGLDGTGDQTTQTPFTVQSIRNMLMQMGVNLPPVNLQLKNVAAVMVTTSLPAFARPGQSIDVTVSSLGNASSLRGGTLLMTPLKGVNGQVYAMAQGSLIVGGYGASGQGASVKVNSLGTARIPNGATVEQSVPTELGQGQMLNLSLNAPDFTTASRLAQAVNANFGPNTAQPLSAAQVEVRAPVTPGERVNFIAALENLTLESAIPVAKVVIDARSGTVVLGQNVRLRPAAVAHGNLSVTISENPQVSQPGAFSNGQTVVTPNTQIETREEKGRLMLFSAGVTLEQVVRALNAVGATPTDLVAILQSLKLAGALQAELEVV, encoded by the coding sequence ATGTATTCACGAATCAGCTTGTTTTTCAGTTGTCTCTTGCTGGCGGGTCTGCTGCCGGGCATTGCCCAGGCCGAGCGCATCAAGGATATCGCCAGCATCCAGGGCGTGCGTACCAATCAGTTGATCGGCTACGGCCTGGTTGTCGGCCTGGACGGCACCGGTGACCAGACCACACAGACGCCCTTCACGGTGCAGAGCATCCGCAATATGCTGATGCAGATGGGTGTCAATTTGCCGCCGGTCAATCTGCAACTGAAAAACGTCGCGGCGGTGATGGTCACCACCAGCCTGCCGGCCTTTGCCCGGCCGGGCCAGAGTATCGATGTCACGGTGTCCTCCTTGGGCAATGCCTCCAGCCTGCGCGGTGGCACGCTCCTGATGACGCCGCTCAAGGGCGTCAACGGCCAGGTCTATGCCATGGCGCAGGGTTCGCTGATCGTCGGTGGTTATGGCGCGAGCGGGCAGGGCGCCAGCGTCAAGGTCAATAGTTTGGGCACGGCGCGCATCCCCAATGGCGCGACCGTCGAGCAGAGCGTGCCCACGGAGCTGGGGCAGGGGCAGATGCTCAATCTCAGCCTCAACGCGCCGGATTTCACCACCGCCAGTCGTCTGGCCCAGGCGGTGAATGCGAATTTTGGTCCCAACACCGCCCAGCCTCTGAGCGCCGCCCAGGTCGAGGTGCGCGCACCAGTTACACCGGGCGAGCGGGTGAACTTCATCGCGGCCCTGGAGAATCTGACACTGGAGTCCGCCATTCCGGTGGCGAAGGTGGTCATCGATGCGCGCAGCGGCACCGTGGTGCTCGGCCAGAACGTGCGCCTGCGCCCCGCGGCGGTGGCCCACGGCAACCTGTCGGTCACCATCAGCGAGAACCCGCAGGTGAGCCAGCCCGGAGCCTTCAGCAATGGTCAGACCGTGGTCACGCCCAACACGCAGATCGAGACCCGCGAAGAAAAAGGCCGGCTGATGCTCTTTTCCGCCGGCGTGACCCTGGAGCAGGTGGTGCGCGCCCTGAACGCCGTCGGCGCCACCCCGACGGATCTCGTCGCCATCCTGCAATCCCTTAAGCTCGCCGGCGCCCTGCAGGCGGAACTGGAGGTGGTCTGA
- a CDS encoding flagellar hook assembly protein FlgD yields MVQSVNSAIAGTTSAVASQPGQQQLGQNEFLKLMTTQLSNQNPLEPMDNGKFLAEMAQFSTATGIQQLQVSNQKLLDAMESGQGLQAASLMGRSVVAPGSQLTLAAGQGASAGFSLEAPADSVAVSIRDAAGQVVRTLTLGAQDAGTQSFQWDGKTESGEQAAAGNYSFSVQALAGGKPLNAEAFSVAPVQSVLFSPEGVKLELGNGLGRVALSQIKQII; encoded by the coding sequence ATGGTGCAGAGTGTCAATAGTGCCATTGCCGGCACGACGAGTGCGGTGGCCAGCCAGCCCGGGCAGCAACAGCTCGGCCAGAATGAATTCCTCAAGCTGATGACCACCCAGCTTTCCAACCAGAACCCCCTGGAGCCCATGGACAATGGCAAGTTTCTGGCGGAAATGGCGCAGTTCAGCACGGCCACCGGCATCCAGCAGTTGCAGGTCAGCAATCAGAAACTGCTGGATGCCATGGAGTCGGGCCAGGGCCTGCAGGCGGCATCTCTGATGGGCCGCAGCGTGGTGGCGCCGGGTTCGCAGCTCACGCTGGCGGCCGGTCAGGGGGCAAGCGCGGGCTTTTCGCTCGAAGCGCCCGCGGATTCTGTGGCGGTGAGCATCCGCGACGCTGCCGGTCAGGTCGTCAGAACCTTGACGCTTGGCGCCCAGGACGCCGGCACGCAGAGTTTCCAGTGGGACGGCAAGACGGAAAGCGGCGAACAGGCGGCAGCCGGCAATTACAGCTTCAGCGTGCAGGCCCTGGCAGGTGGCAAGCCGCTGAATGCCGAGGCATTCAGCGTGGCGCCGGTGCAGAGCGTGCTGTTCTCGCCCGAGGGCGTGAAGCTCGAGTTGGGCAATGGCCTGGGTCGCGTCGCGCTCAGCCAGATAAAACAAATCATCTAG
- the csrA gene encoding carbon storage regulator CsrA produces MLILTRKRGEAIRIGEQIRIVVTRIDNNQVRIGIESPAELAILREEIFETVRRENQMARSVSLSQLADFLDRKKNTP; encoded by the coding sequence ATGCTGATCCTGACGCGCAAGCGTGGCGAGGCCATCCGTATCGGTGAACAGATCCGTATCGTCGTCACCCGCATCGACAACAATCAGGTACGTATCGGTATCGAGAGCCCAGCGGAGCTCGCCATCCTGCGCGAGGAAATCTTCGAAACCGTGCGCCGCGAAAACCAGATGGCCCGCAGCGTCAGCTTGAGCCAGCTCGCCGATTTCCTGGACAGAAAAAAGAACACCCCATGA
- the flgB gene encoding flagellar basal body rod protein FlgB, with protein MKNGLDDNFRFLENTLSVRTYRQQLLAANITNGDTPNYKAVDVDFDKAMRRAQAGRVSDVNLTRTEAGHLPGLGIQTLAREALFRRDSQVGIDGNSVNLDEEQARFSENAIQYQAAVNFLSGKIKTLLTAIQGS; from the coding sequence ATGAAAAATGGCCTGGATGACAATTTCCGCTTTCTGGAGAACACGCTGTCGGTACGAACCTACCGCCAACAGTTGCTGGCAGCCAATATCACCAATGGCGACACCCCCAATTACAAGGCGGTGGATGTCGACTTTGACAAGGCGATGCGCCGCGCCCAGGCAGGCAGAGTCAGTGACGTAAATCTGACACGCACCGAGGCGGGACACCTGCCGGGGCTGGGTATCCAGACACTCGCCCGCGAGGCCCTGTTCCGCCGCGACAGCCAGGTAGGCATAGATGGTAACAGCGTCAATCTCGATGAGGAGCAGGCGCGCTTTTCCGAAAACGCCATCCAGTATCAGGCCGCCGTCAATTTTCTGAGCGGTAAGATCAAGACCCTGCTGACCGCCATTCAAGGGAGCTGA
- a CDS encoding flagellar brake protein: MNFDQLGLFNGDSQNEDFLIKDGAKIRAILQEMSDEKTILSVFVAEDEQTVYSAAILEVDPGRKRFALDELLPATGNARLQVSRRARILARVRGMVTAFEAVLQEAEQDARGLLFQLAIPQWIYQLQRREHFRVSPSQDAPLRVVLQTNSGQILKGDMVDISTGGLGLNFVFTIGDELARGQRLACEFTLPEGTLIRTDLEVCTLTRLQSQSGRILRVGGRFSVLAPAMNAAIQRYVTRRDREILRSSRL; the protein is encoded by the coding sequence ATGAATTTCGACCAGCTCGGTCTTTTCAATGGGGACTCGCAAAACGAGGATTTCCTGATCAAGGATGGCGCCAAGATTCGCGCCATTTTGCAGGAAATGTCCGATGAAAAGACCATCCTGAGCGTGTTCGTGGCCGAGGATGAACAGACCGTTTACAGCGCGGCCATCCTTGAGGTTGATCCAGGTCGCAAGCGCTTTGCGCTCGATGAACTGCTACCTGCTACTGGCAATGCCCGGTTGCAGGTCAGCCGGCGCGCGCGGATACTTGCGCGGGTGCGCGGCATGGTGACAGCCTTCGAAGCCGTGCTGCAGGAGGCGGAACAGGACGCCCGGGGTTTGCTGTTTCAGCTTGCCATACCGCAGTGGATCTATCAGTTGCAGCGGCGCGAGCACTTCCGCGTCAGCCCCAGCCAGGATGCACCTTTGCGCGTGGTGCTTCAGACAAATTCCGGACAGATCCTGAAAGGGGACATGGTGGACATCAGCACCGGCGGGCTGGGTCTGAACTTCGTTTTCACCATCGGCGATGAACTTGCACGAGGCCAGCGGCTTGCCTGCGAGTTCACCCTGCCGGAAGGTACCTTGATCCGTACTGATCTGGAAGTCTGCACACTGACCAGGCTGCAAAGCCAGAGCGGCAGGATCCTGCGCGTCGGGGGGCGCTTCAGTGTCCTGGCTCCGGCCATGAATGCCGCCATTCAGCGTTACGTCACCAGGCGTGACCGGGAAATCCTGCGCAGCAGCCGTCTGTAA
- a CDS encoding flagellar protein FlgN, translating to MNTQDSPRPESGRPQLASRLVDVLGQEAQLLDVLRTLLLAEQEGLASLAPDTLGSLASEKNRVLSELAHCENSRAELSTQLSPMRAASSNWPEHLAGLPAATHKAIGQLWSGILQCTREVSVLNQQNGQIIETSMRHVRGALEVLCSGSPSLYNTSGHSELPAPSRMLGSA from the coding sequence ATGAACACGCAGGATTCCCCGCGGCCGGAGTCTGGCAGGCCACAGCTTGCCTCCCGGCTGGTAGATGTCCTGGGCCAGGAAGCGCAATTACTGGACGTACTGCGCACGCTCCTGCTTGCGGAGCAGGAAGGCCTGGCCAGCCTGGCGCCGGACACCCTCGGCTCGCTTGCCAGCGAAAAAAACCGCGTCCTGTCCGAGCTTGCCCACTGTGAAAACAGCCGCGCCGAACTTTCGACGCAACTGTCACCCATGCGTGCAGCATCAAGCAACTGGCCGGAGCACCTGGCCGGGCTCCCTGCCGCCACGCACAAAGCCATTGGGCAGCTATGGTCCGGCATCCTGCAGTGCACGCGGGAGGTCAGCGTCCTCAACCAGCAGAATGGCCAGATCATCGAAACCTCCATGCGCCATGTACGCGGCGCCCTGGAAGTCCTGTGCAGCGGCTCGCCATCCCTCTACAACACCAGCGGCCACAGTGAACTGCCCGCGCCAAGCCGCATGCTGGGCAGCGCCTGA
- the flgG gene encoding flagellar basal-body rod protein FlgG, whose product MIRSLWIAKTGLDAQQQQMDVISNNLANVNTTGFKRARAVFEDLLYQNVRQAGAQSSQQTQLPSGLQMGTGVRTVATEKIHTQGNLTQTGNSMDLAINGNGFFQVLRPDGTMGYTRDGSFQIDSQGQLVTASGYAVQPGITIPPNVTSITVGTDGTVSATQAGTATPIQIGNLQMATFVNPAGLQAIGDNLFIETGASGTPNTGNPGSNGLGVINQGFLETSNVNIVEEMVNMITTQRAYEINSKAVKAADEMLQYVNNNL is encoded by the coding sequence ATGATTCGCAGTCTCTGGATCGCAAAAACCGGCCTTGACGCCCAGCAGCAGCAGATGGACGTCATTTCCAACAATCTTGCCAACGTCAACACCACGGGCTTCAAGCGGGCCCGGGCCGTGTTCGAGGATCTTCTGTACCAGAATGTTCGTCAGGCTGGCGCGCAATCAAGCCAGCAGACGCAACTCCCCTCGGGCCTGCAGATGGGCACCGGCGTGCGCACGGTGGCCACTGAAAAAATCCATACCCAGGGCAACCTGACCCAGACTGGCAACAGCATGGATCTCGCCATCAACGGCAATGGTTTCTTTCAGGTGCTCAGGCCCGATGGCACGATGGGTTACACCCGCGACGGCAGCTTCCAGATCGATAGCCAGGGGCAACTGGTCACCGCCAGCGGCTATGCCGTGCAGCCGGGCATCACCATTCCGCCCAATGTCACCAGCATTACCGTGGGCACGGATGGCACGGTATCCGCCACGCAGGCAGGGACTGCCACGCCGATACAGATCGGCAATTTGCAGATGGCCACCTTCGTCAATCCGGCGGGCCTGCAGGCCATCGGCGACAATCTCTTCATCGAGACTGGTGCCTCCGGTACGCCCAATACGGGCAATCCAGGCAGCAATGGCCTGGGCGTGATCAACCAGGGTTTCCTGGAGACCAGCAACGTCAATATCGTCGAGGAGATGGTCAATATGATCACCACCCAGCGCGCCTATGAGATCAACTCGAAGGCCGTGAAGGCTGCCGATGAAATGCTGCAGTACGTGAACAATAATCTCTAA
- the flgC gene encoding flagellar basal body rod protein FlgC, with product MSLFKVFDIAGSGMTAQTHRLNVVSSNLANADSATSSTGETYRARHVVFQAQALGNSPAGAEGVRVAGVVEDGSPLRRVFDPHNPAADGQGYVNLPNVNPVEEMVNMISASRSYEANADVMNAAKTLLLKTLTLGQ from the coding sequence ATGTCGCTTTTCAAGGTCTTTGATATCGCCGGTTCCGGCATGACGGCCCAGACCCACCGTTTGAATGTGGTGTCCAGCAATCTCGCCAATGCCGACAGCGCCACGTCCTCCACCGGTGAAACTTACCGGGCGCGGCACGTGGTCTTCCAGGCCCAGGCGCTGGGCAACAGCCCGGCGGGGGCGGAGGGCGTCAGGGTGGCGGGCGTGGTGGAGGACGGCTCGCCACTGCGCCGAGTATTTGATCCGCACAATCCGGCAGCCGACGGCCAGGGTTATGTGAACCTGCCGAATGTGAATCCGGTGGAGGAGATGGTGAACATGATCTCGGCCTCGCGCTCCTATGAAGCCAACGCCGATGTCATGAATGCCGCCAAGACGCTGCTTTTGAAGACCCTGACCCTCGGTCAGTAA
- the flgF gene encoding flagellar basal-body rod protein FlgF — MDRMIYVAMTGAREILQKQALAANNLANVNTTGFRADQNVLRALPVFNMNLPTRAYAVTQEVTADFSQGPLQQTGRDLDVAIKGPGWIAVQTPDGEGLTRSGNLHLSPSGLLESADGRPVLGNNGPISLPPLQSVSIGADGTISGVPQGQPASASVVFDRLRLVNPPEASLRKGPDGLFRASGGPIQADAGVTLAQGMLEGSNVNPVSAMVDMISMSRQFETQIKLIQTAREDSRNAAQILNLNG, encoded by the coding sequence ATGGACCGGATGATCTATGTGGCCATGACCGGGGCGCGGGAGATCCTGCAGAAGCAGGCGCTGGCCGCCAATAATCTGGCGAACGTCAATACCACGGGTTTTCGCGCCGACCAGAATGTACTGCGCGCTCTGCCGGTGTTCAACATGAACCTACCGACCCGCGCCTACGCCGTGACCCAGGAAGTGACGGCGGACTTCTCGCAGGGCCCGCTGCAGCAGACCGGACGGGATCTGGATGTCGCCATCAAGGGGCCGGGCTGGATTGCGGTTCAGACCCCGGACGGCGAGGGCCTGACCCGTAGCGGCAACCTGCATCTGAGCCCCAGTGGATTGCTGGAAAGCGCGGATGGCCGCCCGGTGCTGGGCAACAACGGCCCGATCAGCCTGCCGCCGCTGCAGTCAGTGAGCATCGGCGCCGATGGCACCATCTCTGGCGTGCCGCAGGGCCAGCCGGCCTCGGCCAGCGTGGTGTTTGACCGCCTCCGGCTGGTCAACCCGCCCGAGGCCAGCCTACGGAAGGGCCCCGATGGACTGTTCCGCGCCAGCGGCGGTCCGATCCAGGCGGATGCCGGCGTGACGCTCGCCCAGGGCATGCTCGAAGGCAGCAACGTCAACCCGGTCAGCGCCATGGTGGACATGATCAGCATGTCGCGCCAGTTCGAAACCCAGATCAAGCTGATCCAGACCGCGCGCGAGGACTCGCGCAATGCGGCCCAGATCCTCAACCTGAACGGCTAA
- the flgE gene encoding flagellar hook protein FlgE, giving the protein MSLRTGLSGLNAAATDLNVIGNNVSNANTVGFKKANAHFADSYAAAIANTAPTMGQTGIGVQVARIATEFTQGNIDVTNNPLDIAINGGGFFRLNDNGSNVYSRNGQFSIDKEGYVVNDGGARLTGYQVANGTVTGQLGDMRIDTADIAPKSSASVLANVNLPAVATPPTVTTFDANDPNSYNNATSLTVYDSLGVAHLATTYFVKTATDGQWNVYYQLDDGTGTTSTGTSTPSNLLTTLQFDDQGKVTSGGTAKLNVSSWGSGAAGSTIDFDLGSSTFYDSPFSVNTLTADGNASGRLSGLNVGADGNLFGRYSNGQSQVLGRVALSNFTNPNGLQNIGDNLWAATYASGDPLTGAPGSSNLGLLQSGAVEASNVDLTEELVAMITAQRTYQANAQTIKTEDQILQTLLTLR; this is encoded by the coding sequence ATGTCCCTGCGCACCGGTTTGAGCGGCCTGAACGCCGCGGCCACGGATCTCAACGTGATTGGCAACAATGTTTCCAACGCTAACACCGTAGGCTTTAAAAAGGCCAATGCACACTTTGCAGATTCCTATGCCGCGGCCATTGCCAATACCGCGCCCACTATGGGCCAGACCGGTATCGGCGTGCAGGTGGCGCGTATCGCCACGGAATTCACCCAAGGCAATATCGACGTCACCAACAATCCGCTGGACATTGCCATCAACGGCGGCGGCTTTTTTCGCCTCAATGACAATGGCAGCAACGTCTATAGCCGCAACGGCCAGTTCAGCATCGACAAGGAAGGATATGTCGTCAATGACGGCGGCGCGCGGCTGACCGGCTACCAGGTGGCCAATGGCACGGTGACCGGGCAACTGGGTGACATGCGTATCGATACTGCCGACATCGCGCCCAAGTCCAGCGCCAGCGTGCTGGCGAACGTCAACCTGCCGGCGGTGGCGACTCCCCCTACGGTAACGACTTTTGATGCCAACGACCCGAACAGCTACAACAATGCGACCTCGCTGACGGTCTACGACAGCCTCGGCGTGGCGCATTTGGCGACGACTTATTTCGTTAAAACTGCGACGGATGGACAGTGGAATGTGTATTACCAGTTGGATGACGGTACGGGCACTACGTCCACCGGCACCTCTACTCCTTCAAACCTGCTCACCACCCTGCAATTCGATGACCAGGGCAAGGTGACAAGTGGCGGCACAGCAAAACTGAACGTCAGCAGCTGGGGCAGTGGCGCGGCAGGCAGCACCATCGATTTCGATCTGGGTTCTTCCACCTTCTATGACAGCCCCTTCAGCGTCAATACCTTGACGGCCGACGGCAATGCCAGCGGCCGCCTCAGCGGCCTGAATGTCGGCGCCGACGGCAACCTCTTCGGGCGCTACAGCAATGGCCAGTCGCAGGTGCTCGGGCGGGTGGCCCTGTCCAACTTCACCAATCCCAATGGCCTGCAGAACATCGGCGACAATCTCTGGGCGGCGACCTACGCCTCCGGGGATCCGCTGACCGGCGCGCCGGGATCCTCGAATCTGGGATTGCTGCAGTCGGGCGCGGTGGAGGCCTCGAATGTCGATCTGACCGAGGAACTGGTGGCCATGATTACGGCGCAGCGTACCTACCAGGCCAATGCCCAGACCATCAAGACCGAGGATCAGATTCTCCAGACCCTCCTGACCCTGCGTTAA
- a CDS encoding flagellar basal body L-ring protein FlgH: MVHDAARWFLVALLLSFAVLAGCATAPKGPTEPLAFPALPANPEPAPANGAIYQAQTSMALFEDRRARRVGDVLTINIVEKASASKQASTSLNRSSSTDNKISALFGLPLGFGNIAGGQFNPNLGASSDNKFEGKGASAQNNSFIGTITATVVQVQANGNLVISGEKHVQINQGTEYIRLAGVVRPESIGPDNTVQSTQVANARIEYRGSGTIDESQRMGWLQRFFMSVWPL, translated from the coding sequence ATGGTTCATGACGCTGCGCGATGGTTTCTGGTTGCCTTGCTGCTGAGCTTTGCTGTGCTGGCCGGCTGCGCCACGGCCCCGAAAGGCCCGACCGAACCGCTGGCCTTTCCGGCCCTGCCCGCCAATCCCGAGCCGGCGCCGGCCAATGGGGCCATCTATCAGGCCCAGACCAGCATGGCCCTGTTCGAGGACCGGCGTGCGCGGCGGGTGGGGGATGTGCTGACCATCAACATCGTCGAGAAGGCCAGCGCCAGCAAGCAGGCCAGTACTTCGCTGAACCGTTCCAGCAGCACGGATAACAAGATTTCGGCGCTGTTTGGCTTGCCGCTGGGCTTCGGCAATATCGCCGGCGGGCAGTTCAACCCGAATCTCGGCGCCTCATCCGACAACAAGTTCGAGGGCAAGGGCGCCAGCGCCCAGAACAACAGCTTCATTGGCACGATTACTGCAACGGTGGTGCAGGTACAGGCAAACGGCAATCTGGTGATCAGTGGCGAGAAGCACGTGCAGATCAATCAGGGGACCGAGTACATCCGGCTCGCCGGGGTGGTGCGCCCGGAAAGCATCGGCCCGGACAATACCGTGCAGTCCACCCAGGTGGCCAATGCCCGCATCGAGTACCGGGGTTCCGGTACCATCGACGAATCCCAGCGCATGGGTTGGCTGCAGCGCTTCTTCATGAGTGTCTGGCCGCTTTAG